The Fusarium poae strain DAOMC 252244 chromosome 2, whole genome shotgun sequence nucleotide sequence CCTGTGATATGGCCGTTGGTAATGACGAGTGTTGCGTTGTCAATGAACTCTAGAGTTTTGAGGTTGAGAGAGTGAATGACTGCGCCACGGAATATCATGACCGACGCCATGATGACGGGATAttggaaagaagagaagttATTGTGAAGAATGATGAAGGGATCAAATATTTATTCGTAGGCGAGGACATCGATCTACGTTAGTAGGAGCTTGCCTTGCGATGTGCGGGGCATAGTCTGACAAgcccctcagggtatcaagaAACATTGACCGCTGgaggcataagagacgaaattagtgggacACTTTATAGTCCTTAGAACATGATTCTTAGCccatttatttttatactctAAGGCTTAGGAAGTAagcttttctgctacccatcAGCAAACTTCACCTCCACATCTGCATCATCCAATCACATCCTCAGTCATTATCGGTAGTGAATGCCATAGATTCCCATTTCATTGCCTTCATAAGCACCTTGAACAATACTCTCAGCCAAGACTCCacaaagatataataataaactgTAGAGAGACGTGTTTTCCAAATCGTGATATTAATTCTATGGGTATCATTAAATTATCTGTATCTATCCACACTTCTCTCGACCACTTTTGTAAAGTCCTTCTCTGAACTTACGAGTGATGGATTAGAACTCGTGGTTGTATCGGGGTATCTAGGGTCTCGCTCCGTAGtatcatcaacctcaacTACTACTGATGTCACAGTATCCATCTGGATAGCCGGTCCCCTCAAGGACTCTTGACTCGTAGTTCGGGTCATACCTCTGTGACTTCTGTTGACGGAACCAGATCCTCTCGCAGCCCATGTCCACCATCCCCCCGAAGGAACATCTTCATCGTTCTGCCTTCCGCCTTGGATAGAGATGGTGTTTCCAAACCTTCGGTTTATGGGTGTCTTGAGAAAGGTGAAGGTGCTTAGACCAACGTTATTTGAGGAGACGTCATACTTTGATGCAAAGATAATAGTGTTTCTAGTAGTGCCGAACAACAAGCAATCGAAGGAGCCGTTAGAGGCGATCATTGCACCAGCAAAGCAAAAGTATCCGTTCGGTACGTTGGCACCAGCCATTGTTGCGATACGCCCAGCTGCCAGAGGAAGGGTGCACAAGACGTAGATGACGGGGTAGATTAGGAAGGCTGGGTTGCGATTGAGTTCAAGGTGTACGGAATCCGTTTCATTGTGCTCATCCGATGATTGCAGGCGAGCTTGGCGGCGAATGTGGAAGAAGATAATGGTGTAGAGGATCGAAGTGGTGGCAagaccgatgaagatgtAGAGATAGTGGGTGAATAGTCGCAAGCTCTCGTACTTCCTATTCATCCAGCACTATAGATGTTAGAAAGAATCAACAGACTAATGTGATAGTAAGAACTTACCCAACTGCCAGCGCGGACAAAGAAGCCTCCATACTCTGCACCATTGCTAGTGACTGCAATAGGTATAAGCGAAATGGCGTAGACAAATATCCAAATCGCTATTATAACACCGTACAGCACCCTCTGCGGTGTCTGTCGTCCCTTCACAACAGCCATGTATGTGTGTACAGCAATGGCAGTGATGAACATGCTCGATGCTAAATCTCCGAGCGACACGAAAAGTCCTTGTGTGTAGCATGTTGCTGTCCCTACGAGGATCGCATCGTTTTGGAGCCAAGCGGCATTGAGGAAGAACGCTACGCCTTGGTGCATGTCGGCGAGGAGcaggttaataataagaacGAGAAACTGGTTAGGCTTCCGAGGTTCGGGTCTGCCATCCGCCGTTTTGCCTGTTTCTTCATTGTTGTCGGAGAATATGCCGTCAATGCCTAGTGAAAAGTCGATCGCTCTCTGAATCGGTCCTGTTTGTTGTTGCAAGTGTCCATCGGACTGTGATTTGATGAAAAGGCTCCATGTTGTGAGTTTGTAGACGAGGTAAAAGAAGAGAATGctggaagaaaagaatgagATAAACGCCAGGGTAGCGACAGCAGTCAGTCCGTGTCGCAAGTTGTCGCCTATAGGGTCCAATGTGCGACCCTCGGCAGGAAGATCACCCCAAGCCATTTTACAAAGTTATTAAATGGGGATAAGCTGCATGGCTTCAAGCAAAACAGagcagaaaagaaaagaaagtgaCCTGTCGTGGTATTAAAATCCCCAATTCTGGGGTTTCTCAGGGACAAGGAAAAGAGGGACGATGAAGGATCTAAAACCTGACGAGGCACGGAAAGGAAACGATGTTACCTCGCTTCTTAGCTGAGCGACCATGTTGGTCTTGGGAGGTATTTTTCGACCAACAGCATTTGCAAGGGTCACTCAAGATCCATCCTCATCCTGGCAGTTCTCTCCGGCGCTGACTGAAGGGAAGGGCTATTGAGGGCTTGAGGCGAGCTAGCGTCCTGAACGTGGCGTTTTGGTCCCGCTTTGACCGAGATTTCAACGTGAGAGATTTGAGAAAAGAAGCGTTTTGACTCTTGATTTGGCAGTTAATACGTAATTCATATCCATTTCTGACAGGTAGGTTGTTGGTGTGTCAAACAATACGTTCCTCCAAGACTCTGACTGTGGTCCGACAACCCGGAAAGCCAACACAAATGAGTGGAGATTCATGTTCAGCTATGATCATGCTTGTAAACTGGACCCCTTTAGTGATCCTATCCATCACTCAATCTCTCCGCTTATGACATATCGATGGCATCAAAGAACATCAATTGTGGGCGATTAATATCCAAACTTCAACTTTAGTGCAACGCTTTGATCTCAAGCCGAGGCTCATGCTTATTTAGCTTCGTCCCTTCCTGTTCCTGACCTACTGTGAGCGAATTACGATCGTCGACGCGATGTGGCGTTGCCCATGATTGAGTCAGTCGTTTCGCGTTCAAACGATCCTTTTAAACTCTAAAAGGAATGAAGCCAGGACACCTTTAACTCTATTAGTGATAGCCTTATCCGCTAGAGCAATCCCATGTCCTCCAAGGTCCAAAAAGACGTTGGCTAGATTACTTTTGACTTTTCGGCAGTTTCATCCACGTGAACTTGCATGGTTCTTTGTTATTTGATGCTCGTACATATTTTATGCGATAAGTCTAGAACGAGATTCCTAGTAAGAATGAGGCTTAAATACCACATGCGCAGATGACACCATTTTCCGTTGTTAGTGTCTTGTAGTAATACCTGAAACATGGTCAATATTACAGCGCATCGTCGCATGACACTCAATGCACCATATATAGAACGGCCAATATAATAAACAGATGCAATGTTGAGATATCCCGTTCGCTGAAAACATGCCACCGCAACAAAATGTCAAGTTATTTGAACAATATTGCCTGGTTTGGTCGGCCACAGCGACTAAGCGCAACCTGCTTTGGCTCAGCCCTGATCCATGTGCAATGCATTGATACTATGTATGTAGCGCACAGCTAAACGCCACATCTCAACCACTCTTCTCCCCGAATTGTCTTTCTACTTCCTCGGCAAAGTCCGCGATAGAGTCAAACTTCCACTCGTACGCGACATCATCTTTCAATTTCTCAAAATCACCGCCTGTTCCGTAGGATTCCTTCCTATCGCCGCCTCGGCAGATCCAAACGCTCCTGAGCCCCAGTTGCTTCGCGGGGACATGATCGGCGATCAAGCTTCGAGCTACGTGGAGTAACTCTCCCTGGTCCTTGTTGATTTGCAGATCGCTCTTGACGTGACTGAACAGGTAATCAAAATTGGCTTTGGCAGGTTTGTAATTGCCGATGTCTTCGGCAGTGTAGACTTTATCAAACTCTGCGGGCTGAAGACGTTTCATCGTCGCCGCAGCGTTGCCATTATCCATGTTGGTCACGGCAATGAGTTTATAGTATTTCTTGAGAGTTTACATTCCGGCGACTGTGTCAGGGAATGGCTCCCAGGTTCCGGGTGTACTACCGATTTCTTCGATTTCAGTTTCAGACACACTGGCTCCCAACTCGTCCGCCAAGTTCTTGAACGAGCGTTGAAGGATGATGTCAAAACGTAGAGTCGGCTCATCAACCGCAAGACTCCTATAAAACGTACTGAATTGTTGAATAAGTGACAGGGGGTTCGTCTTGTAAGGGCTATCATCTGGTAGACGAGATAGAATGGGCTGTAAGCCACGGATCATGCCAGGCTCTTGATTGATAAGTGTGCCATAGACATCAAACGACAACGCTTTGAAGGCAGTGAGATCTGGATGAGACATGATGACCAATATGCTACTCAAAACAAATTTCAAGTGAGATAGACACTATTAGAAGTGTATCTGTGATTCATTGGTAGtataagaaaagaagcagctctcagatctCTGCGGTTCATTCTGCAGTTTATACTTGTTTGTCAAGGGCGTGTTTGACATCGAAGGATGAACGCCAAGGTTGACGGCCCTTCTCTGACGTCAACTCACTCATTGTTAAAAAACTAATGGTTCTTTTGGTTATTAATATTTCAATTACATCTATGGCTGTCAATATTGCTGTTGGGAAGATGCCGACTACCACATCCCTTATCAGCGGAAATGCTGACTTATTTGTAACCTTTGTTTTCGCAGACATGACATTCAAGCCAACAAGAAGAGGACAGTAAAGTAAAAATCTTCCCAGTATTATTCGATTTTTGTGAAGTTATTTTCCCCAAGCCAAGATAAGTGCTGTTGTGTGATAAACTGCCGTATCCAATTACCCTATCGTTTAGAGTGTAGCTGTAGCAAGGATGAGATTCCTCTCTGTTGATCGTATTTTGGTTAGGAATAGAGGTATAGTTTGAAAGATGTTTAATTTGCAGCGTAGAGAGTGAAGCGTATATGAGCATCATCCGTTAGAGGCATATTTAAATCAATGTGACCAGACTTTGCATCCTGGCCTCTTTGGTCGCTGATTACGCACTGAGCAACACGAAGCCATAAAACGTAGAAAGGtattcttttaattctttttgaATTGTTATTCTTTCTACTGCTGTGAGATATCAACCTTGCTCCACCAAAACTTTGACTGCTTTCGTCCCCATTCATCACTATCAAATACAGCCGTCTTCCCAACATCGCCTCCAATCAATTCTTCATTCCCATCACCAAATCTCAATACCTTGGGATCCTTCGTATCATAGGATTCCCATTTGGGTCTCGCTGGGTATTCGCCTGCAACCGCGTTGGGGTCACCCTTTGTGATGAAGCTGGTAACGTAGTGATTTAGTGTCCTGGCCAGATCGTTCTGAGTTGGCGATACTGCAACGACCTTGGCGTCGCACACTTCGTAGCGCATGTTGTCAGCGTGTTGTGCGCCGTTGTTTACAGTGCTCACGGCAGCCCAATGGTAGAGATATACAGGGACGGACGGGGAGGCTAGTTCGGCTGTTTGACGCGCAGGGGCAACGTAGGCGTAGTGTGCGTATGCAGCTTCGATTCGCTTGTACTGAGAGCCCATGTCCTTCCGTGTTTCCTTGTACTCTGAGTCTTCGAACTTGGCTGGATCTCTGTATAGTTCTTCAATGGTGTCGAGGTCTtcagaggagaggagaggtaGTAGCTCAGCCCAGAAGTGTCTAAATTGAGATGACTCAGACATGGTCTTGTCAACGTAGAGCGAGCCTTCATTTGTGGTGAATCCTGTCATGATGGGCACCTTGTGCCATTTTCCTTGCTTCCATGTTTCTAGAGGTGGGCGGGCAATGATTTCGCCGTCGATTACGGGCTGGAATGCCCATCGAAGTGAAGGGTTGTACTTGTCAAAGGTGGCGGTTTGAGCATCAGTAATGACCTTCTCTGGTTGGTTTCGGAGGTAAGGGAAGATCTCGTTTTCTGGAAGGGCTTCTGGTACGCCAACTTCACGAAGAAAGTCCTTGAACTGAGCTTCGTGAATTGGCGCATCGTGTGGTCTCACAGCTCGTGATGTGGGAGCTCCAGACTCGATAATGGCTTTGTGGAAGAGAGGTACAACACCTTCTTTATAATGCATAATGTGATGTCCGATCTGTTTC carries:
- a CDS encoding hypothetical protein (MEROPS:MER0033235) encodes the protein MGSQINSESLTISLPQGKLVGVKLDDSLPQPVDAWLGVPYALPPTGDRRFRPPVKVSSSPDTVIDASKYGPAGPGKALLPGPKLDQSEDCLTANIFRKTSDKHEKLPVALYIHGGAFNRGSAMMHKTASMVANAPDSFIAISFNYRIGALGFLPSSLSAKEGALNLGLKDQILMMEWVQDNIQAFGGDPSNVTLFGLSAGAHSIGHHIMHYKEGVVPLFHKAIIESGAPTSRAVRPHDAPIHEAQFKDFLREVGVPEALPENEIFPYLRNQPEKVITDAQTATFDKYNPSLRWAFQPVIDGEIIARPPLETWKQGKWHKVPIMTGFTTNEGSLYVDKTMSESSQFRHFWAELLPLLSSEDLDTIEELYRDPAKFEDSEYKETRKDMGSQYKRIEAAYAHYAYVAPARQTAELASPSVPVYLYHWAAVSTVNNGAQHADNMRYEVCDAKVVAVSPTQNDLARTLNHYVTSFITKGDPNAVAGEYPARPKWESYDTKDPKCLSHLKFVLSSILVIMSHPDLTAFKALSFDVYGTLINQEPGMIRGLQPILSRLPDDSPYKTNPLSLIQQFSTFYRSLAVDEPTLRFDIILQRSFKNLADELGASVSETEIEEIGSTPGTWEPFPDTVAGM
- a CDS encoding hypothetical protein (TransMembrane:5 (o23-47i108-130o150-172i184-206o239-260i)): MAWGDLPAEGRTLDPIGDNLRHGLTAVATLAFISFFSSSILFFYLVYKLTTWSLFIKSQSDGHLQQQTGPIQRAIDFSLGIDGIFSDNNEETGKTADGRPEPRKPNQFLVLIINLLLADMHQGVAFFLNAAWLQNDAILVGTATCYTQGLFVSLGDLASSMFITAIAVHTYMAVVKGRQTPQRVLYGVIIAIWIFVYAISLIPIAVTSNGAEYGGFFVRAGSWCWMNRKYESLRLFTHYLYIFIGLATTSILYTIIFFHIRRQARLQSSDEHNETDSVHLELNRNPAFLIYPVIYVLCTLPLAAGRIATMAGANVPNGYFCFAGAMIASNGSFDCLLFGTTRNTIIFASKYDVSSNNVGLSTFTFLKTPINRRFGNTISIQGGRQNDEDVPSGGWWTWAARGSGSVNRSHRGMTRTTSQESLRGPAIQMDTVTSVVVEVDDTTERDPRYPDTTTSSNPSLVSSEKDFTKVVERSVDRYR